Genomic DNA from Candidatus Sphingomonas phytovorans:
GACCGATCGACAGAATATCGGGGGTACGGAAATTGGTGCGGATGCCACCGATATCGACTTGCATCGACGACTGTCGCGGAAAACCATCCGTGAGGACGCCGATGTCGCTGGTGGTGCCGCCAATATCGACAACCAGCGCATTGCCGAGCCCGGTCAGGAAATAGGCACCGCGCAGCGAGTTGGTCGGACCAGCAGCGAAGGTCAGCACCGGAAAGCGCTGCATCAGCGATGCGTTCATCAGCGTCCCGTCATTCTGGCTGACGAAAAACGGCGCATCGATACCAAGTGTCGCCAGGGCCGATGCGAAGGCGGCGGCAACCCGCGTCGCCAGCGGCCTGAGGCTGGCGTTCATGATCGCTGCATTCTCGCGCTCGATCAGGCCGATACGCCCGACCTCGCTTGAGAGTGTGATGCTGGCGCCCGGAATTTCTTCGCGGAGAATCGCCGCTGCACGCTGTTCGTGTTCGGCGTTGACCTGTGCGAACACGGAGGAGACCGCGATCTCGCTGATGCCCGCATCGCTGATCTCACGCGCGAGGCTGCGCAGCCCCGCCTCGTCGAGAGACCCGAGCGTGCGGCCATCGAACTGGAAACCGCCGCCGATCATCGCCGCGAAACCGCGAACATTGTCGCGCAGGCGTGCCGGCCATGAGGCGAATGGTGGAATGCTGCGGCTGGCCGGAAAGCCGATGCGGATGGCGGCCACCCTGGCGAGGCCGGAAGCTTGCACGAACGCATTGGTGAAGTGCGTCGTACCGATCATGACCGAGTCAATCGCGTCGGGCGCCAGGTCGGCCTGGGCAAGAAGATCGGCGATAGCGACCCGGATACCGCTGCTGACATCCGCGGAAGTCGGTCGCTTGATCGAAGCGCGCACCCGCTTTCCGTCTAGAATCACGGCATCCGTGTTGGTTCCTCCGACATCGACCCCGATCCGCAAATTCATTCCCCTCTCAGGCTCACCCGAGTTGGGTGATGCCTTGCGAGGATCGGTCAGGTGCTCGATTGCGGCAATCAGGCGGGTTGGGTAGGGTGGTTCTCCTATCTAGTAGGTTTTTTCTGCCGTCATCATTCGGCAGGATATGCTTCTATCGCGCCGGCGCGATCATGGACTCCCAGTTTGACATAGATGTTCTTGAGGTGGAATCGGACGGCATGTTCGGTGACGTCGAGACGCCGCGCGATGATCTTGTCCGACCCACCGGCCGCGAGCTCGCCGAGAATTTGACGCTCCCGCTTCGTCAGGGTGCGTCGGGGCGACGCCGACGCGGCGCGCCGGGAGGGTGCGAGGCCCTTGAGAAACGTGTCCGCGGCCGTTTCGCCCGATCGCGCCTGAAGCGCGGCCAGCCGATCTGCGACGCTCGGGCCACCGAACTCGCAAAAGGCGCGTCTCAAGCCCGTGCTTCGCGCGATCGCGACTGCTTCGTCAAAATCCTGCTGTGCTGCGACAGGATCGTCGACGCGGTCGAGGGTTGCCGTTCGCAGCAGCAGGCCCCGTTGGAGGGTGCGGCGCAGGCCATGGTCTCGCGCGTAGAAGACCAGTTCGTCCAGCGCGCGGCGTGCCGCCTCGACGTCACCGGCGATCAGCGCCTGATAGGCAGTCGCCAGCGTGCCGAATTCGCGTTCCTGCCATGTTGCCAGTTCGCCGGTCGAGTGCGGCAGGTCGACAATCCGGGCGCCCTCCGGGCGTGCCGCCTGCCCGAACAGCCACGCCTCTCCCTCTATG
This window encodes:
- a CDS encoding hydantoinase/oxoprolinase family protein → MNLRIGVDVGGTNTDAVILDGKRVRASIKRPTSADVSSGIRVAIADLLAQADLAPDAIDSVMIGTTHFTNAFVQASGLARVAAIRIGFPASRSIPPFASWPARLRDNVRGFAAMIGGGFQFDGRTLGSLDEAGLRSLAREISDAGISEIAVSSVFAQVNAEHEQRAAAILREEIPGASITLSSEVGRIGLIERENAAIMNASLRPLATRVAAAFASALATLGIDAPFFVSQNDGTLMNASLMQRFPVLTFAAGPTNSLRGAYFLTGLGNALVVDIGGTTSDIGVLTDGFPRQSSMQVDIGGIRTNFRTPDILSIGLGGGSRVRALDGHVSIGPDSVGFRLLEEALVFGGRTLTATDVAVAAGYAAIGDRGAVADLDPGLLQSASSEIHRLLADGIDRMKTSAAPVPLILVGGGAALINQPLPGTSETIRPDDAGVANAVGAAIGQVGGEVDRIFHCGEGGRDRALDDARSLAIDAAIDAGAAPDSITIVTLEDLPLQYLPGGARRIVCRAVGDLATIGGHRG